Proteins encoded within one genomic window of Spiroplasma sabaudiense Ar-1343:
- the ligA gene encoding NAD-dependent DNA ligase LigA has product MKKSEAQQKIKALTKNLQQWNVEYYENDAPSVDDAEYDSALNELKQLETQFPELITPNSPTQRVGGFVAQKFEKYTHRSPMLSLSNAFSKEDLIEFDQQVQKATGKISHDYFVELKIDGLSIALIYENGRLFKAVTRGDGITGEDVTANVKMIKAIPHTIDNLNNGTVEVRGEVYLSKHEFEKINQQRAENDEALFANPRNAAAGTLRQLDARVVESRNLQAFLYFYMNRESKAVPTHADSLNLIEQLGFPINKEGRLCKNIEQVWDYIVEYTESRSKLPYEIDGIVIKINDFNLYEKIGYTSKSPKWAIAFKFPAEIKTTQILDIFPTIGRTGRVTYNAKLEPVQIAGTIVRAATLHNADFIESRDIRIKSQVKIKKAGDIIPEVIGVIQDESFSSLPIWSPATTCPNCSSELERSEGEVDQYCINSKCPSIIMRSLQHFTSRDATNIEGLSIKILEKLYDQGFIKDVADIFTLSQHHQDIIQLDNFGEKSYANLVAAIEKSKNNSCERLLFGLGIRHVGKKTAKILAKNYKSIKNLVKINVDDLAVIYDIGSVVAQSVVDWFAIEENLSVIAKLEALNVNLDYFSNNDTQVHKDFQNKIFVITGTLSKSRNYYRELLENLGARVTDSVSKNTNYLLAGQDSGSKLGKAESLGVKIITEIDLKDLMEEK; this is encoded by the coding sequence ATGAAAAAATCTGAAGCACAACAAAAAATTAAAGCATTAACAAAAAATCTTCAACAGTGAAATGTTGAGTATTATGAAAACGATGCTCCCTCAGTTGATGATGCTGAATATGATAGCGCCCTAAATGAGCTTAAACAACTTGAAACTCAGTTTCCTGAATTAATCACACCCAACTCTCCAACTCAAAGGGTCGGAGGTTTTGTGGCGCAAAAATTTGAAAAATATACTCATCGAAGTCCAATGCTGAGTTTAAGCAATGCTTTCTCTAAAGAAGATTTAATTGAATTTGATCAACAAGTTCAAAAAGCGACAGGCAAAATTAGTCATGATTACTTTGTTGAATTAAAAATTGATGGTCTCTCAATAGCGTTGATTTATGAAAATGGTCGCTTATTCAAGGCTGTAACTCGCGGTGATGGGATTACTGGAGAAGATGTAACAGCCAATGTCAAAATGATTAAAGCAATTCCCCACACTATTGATAATTTAAATAACGGAACAGTTGAGGTTCGAGGCGAAGTTTATTTATCAAAACATGAATTTGAAAAAATAAATCAACAACGCGCTGAAAACGATGAAGCATTATTTGCTAATCCCCGAAATGCAGCAGCAGGAACCCTAAGACAACTTGATGCTCGAGTTGTTGAGTCTAGAAACTTACAAGCATTTTTATACTTTTATATGAACCGAGAATCAAAAGCGGTCCCAACTCATGCTGACTCATTAAACTTAATTGAACAATTGGGTTTTCCGATTAATAAGGAAGGGCGTTTGTGTAAAAATATTGAACAAGTTTGAGATTATATTGTTGAATATACCGAATCACGCAGTAAATTACCTTACGAAATTGACGGAATTGTTATTAAAATTAATGATTTCAATTTATATGAAAAAATTGGCTATACAAGTAAAAGTCCAAAGTGAGCAATTGCTTTTAAATTTCCCGCCGAAATTAAAACAACCCAAATTTTAGACATTTTTCCAACGATTGGAAGGACAGGTCGAGTAACATATAATGCTAAATTAGAACCAGTTCAAATTGCTGGAACGATTGTGAGAGCAGCCACCCTGCATAATGCTGATTTTATAGAATCGCGAGATATACGAATCAAATCACAAGTTAAAATTAAAAAAGCCGGAGATATTATCCCTGAAGTAATCGGGGTAATTCAAGATGAGAGTTTTTCAAGTTTACCAATTTGAAGCCCAGCCACAACTTGCCCTAATTGCTCTAGTGAGTTAGAACGAAGCGAAGGAGAGGTTGATCAATATTGTATCAATAGTAAGTGTCCCAGCATCATAATGCGCAGCCTTCAACATTTTACAAGTCGGGATGCTACCAACATTGAGGGTCTAAGTATTAAAATTCTTGAAAAATTATATGACCAAGGCTTTATAAAAGACGTAGCTGATATTTTTACCTTGAGTCAACACCATCAAGACATTATTCAATTAGATAACTTTGGTGAAAAAAGTTATGCAAATTTGGTGGCAGCTATTGAAAAAAGTAAAAATAATTCTTGTGAACGATTATTGTTTGGTTTAGGAATTCGCCATGTTGGTAAAAAAACCGCTAAAATATTGGCAAAAAATTACAAATCAATAAAAAATTTGGTTAAAATAAATGTAGATGACTTAGCAGTGATTTATGATATTGGAAGCGTGGTTGCTCAATCAGTTGTTGACTGATTTGCAATCGAGGAAAATTTAAGCGTTATTGCAAAATTGGAAGCTTTAAATGTCAATCTAGATTACTTTAGTAATAATGATACTCAAGTTCATAAAGACTTTCAAAATAAAATTTTTGTAATTACAGGAACTTTATCAAAATCACGAAATTACTATCGCGAGCTTTTAGAAAACCTTGGTGCTCGAGTAACTGATAGCGTAAGTAAAAATACGAATTATCTTTTAGCTGGCCAAGATTCAGGAAGTAAACTTGGAAAAGCTGAGAGTCTAGGCGTGAAAATAATCACAGAAATTGATCTCAAAGATTTAATGGAGGAAAAATAA
- the gatC gene encoding Asp-tRNA(Asn)/Glu-tRNA(Gln) amidotransferase subunit GatC: MEMKKISPNLVKELANDIMLDISDDEALDIYNTESSLKKKFAKVLKINTDNVEPMYYPFETNFIGMREDEVMSTNNQKEVLANAPSTEGDFITIVKVVK; encoded by the coding sequence ATGGAAATGAAAAAAATTTCACCAAATTTAGTTAAAGAACTTGCAAATGATATTATGTTGGATATTTCAGATGATGAAGCTTTAGATATTTATAATACAGAAAGTAGTTTAAAGAAGAAATTTGCTAAAGTCTTAAAAATAAATACTGATAATGTTGAACCAATGTACTATCCGTTTGAAACTAATTTCATTGGAATGCGCGAGGATGAGGTAATGTCAACTAATAATCAAAAAGAAGTTTTGGCAAACGCTCCTTCAACTGAGGGTGACTTTATCACGATAGTGAAGGTGGTTAAATAA
- a CDS encoding amidase family protein, whose protein sequence is MKYENLSIEQLHELLKNKKFTVTELTQAVLKNAKKYSNENFLVTSCDELALKNAKKLDNNFELDNLLFGIPYMMKDNLATKGIKTTASSKILSNFIPTYNATVFDSLNQVQSIMIGKTALDELGMGGTGLLAATGIITNPRNSKHQVGGSSSGSAWAVAKGIVPFATGTDTGDSIRKPASYNGIVGYKPTYGAISRFGLLPYAPSLDHVGFFTRNVNDMAILADASISLDSKDLTSMPIAEKDFFKNLNNFNSKNKFGYIIEIHEALPKDLKTAYDNFFKKLREAGVSVEGVHFKKELLQTIPSVYMMISFSEAVSQSSNLNGINFTNRIDGKDYAEIMTKTRSQLFGPIVKRRFLVGSFQLKRENQELLLEKAKKVRRLIAQELKKIYNEIDILILPPAIDVAPKIDTKKILDLEDNADDDLEFINDILILANFNGMPSITIPFIEKNNLPIGINFSCAPLKDQKLLQAAKFVENIIGIKDRIAGDNHE, encoded by the coding sequence ATGAAATACGAAAATTTGTCAATTGAACAGCTTCACGAACTTTTAAAGAATAAAAAATTCACAGTTACAGAATTAACTCAAGCAGTTTTAAAAAATGCCAAAAAATATAGTAATGAAAATTTTTTAGTGACTAGTTGTGATGAGTTAGCTTTAAAAAATGCTAAAAAACTGGATAATAATTTTGAATTAGATAACCTTTTGTTTGGAATTCCTTATATGATGAAAGATAATTTAGCAACTAAAGGAATTAAGACAACGGCTTCTTCAAAAATTCTTTCAAACTTTATACCAACTTACAATGCAACTGTTTTTGATTCTTTAAATCAGGTGCAAAGCATAATGATCGGAAAAACAGCCCTTGATGAATTAGGGATGGGTGGGACTGGGCTGCTTGCAGCTACAGGAATAATTACTAATCCACGAAATTCAAAACATCAAGTTGGAGGAAGTTCAAGTGGAAGTGCTTGAGCTGTTGCCAAGGGAATTGTTCCATTTGCAACTGGAACTGATACTGGAGATTCAATCCGAAAACCAGCTAGTTATAACGGGATTGTTGGTTATAAACCAACTTATGGAGCGATCTCGCGTTTTGGATTGCTTCCATATGCTCCCAGTTTAGATCATGTTGGTTTTTTCACTCGCAATGTTAACGACATGGCAATTCTAGCGGATGCTTCAATTAGTCTAGATTCAAAAGATTTAACAAGTATGCCAATCGCTGAAAAGGATTTTTTTAAAAACCTCAATAATTTTAATTCAAAAAATAAATTTGGATACATTATTGAAATTCACGAAGCTTTACCCAAAGATTTAAAAACTGCTTACGACAATTTTTTCAAAAAACTTCGCGAAGCAGGAGTTAGTGTTGAGGGTGTTCACTTTAAAAAAGAATTATTGCAAACAATTCCTTCTGTTTATATGATGATTTCTTTTTCAGAAGCCGTCAGTCAAAGTTCCAACTTAAATGGAATTAATTTTACAAATCGCATTGATGGTAAGGACTATGCTGAAATAATGACTAAAACTCGTAGTCAACTTTTTGGGCCAATTGTAAAACGTCGTTTTTTAGTTGGTAGTTTTCAATTAAAGCGCGAAAACCAAGAATTATTACTTGAAAAAGCTAAAAAAGTTCGCCGCTTAATTGCCCAAGAACTTAAGAAAATATATAATGAAATTGATATTCTTATTCTACCTCCAGCAATTGATGTGGCCCCAAAAATCGACACTAAAAAAATTCTTGACTTAGAGGATAATGCTGATGATGATCTTGAATTTATTAATGATATTTTAATTTTAGCCAACTTCAATGGAATGCCGTCTATCACCATTCCATTTATTGAAAAAAATAATTTACCAATTGGAATAAATTTTTCGTGTGCTCCTTTAAAGGATCAAAAACTTTTGCAAGCAGCAAAGTTTGTCGAAAATATTATTGGAATTAAAGATCGAATTGCAGGTGATAATCATGAATAA
- the gatB gene encoding Asp-tRNA(Asn)/Glu-tRNA(Gln) amidotransferase subunit GatB — protein MNNFEVVIGIENHVELKTKSKMFCTGPVEFGATPNTKVSEVDLGYPGALPTVNKQGVKLAILAVNALGMELDDLLRFDRKSYFYPDLAKGFQITQQFHPIGKNGKITITLENGSEKIISVERIHIEEDTAKQTHKGNLTYLDYNRSGVGLIEIVSDPVLRSADEAVGYVEKLREILLFLGISDVKMNEGSLRCDVNISLRPFGHPNFGTKVEIKNLNSLNNVKKAIEFEIKRQSALLLSDQEVIMETRRFDESSNETVSMRIKTDAVDYRYFREPNILPIKLDKNWVLDVIKNSPELPQIKRRRYLNDYSLKEEEVNQLLASLELTNFFEVTLKYTNEVNKVVNLLLGDIQSHLNKNNLEIGATKLTPQLLGTLLELISQGVISSKHSKTILPILIENGNSVEEIIEAHGLKQISDPIQIDGLLTPIFEENKDLLEQFEQRPERVTKTIMGQLMKETGGNANPDVSQEIILKKIKEYKIK, from the coding sequence ATGAATAATTTTGAAGTTGTTATTGGTATAGAAAACCATGTCGAATTAAAGACCAAATCAAAAATGTTTTGTACAGGTCCTGTTGAATTTGGAGCAACTCCAAACACCAAGGTCAGCGAAGTTGATTTGGGTTATCCAGGAGCTTTGCCAACTGTCAATAAACAAGGGGTGAAACTGGCAATTTTAGCAGTTAATGCTTTAGGGATGGAATTAGATGATCTTTTAAGATTTGACCGCAAAAGTTATTTCTACCCAGATTTAGCTAAAGGATTTCAAATAACTCAGCAATTTCATCCAATTGGAAAAAATGGTAAAATCACAATTACTTTGGAAAATGGCAGCGAAAAGATAATTTCAGTTGAGAGAATTCATATTGAAGAGGACACTGCCAAACAGACTCATAAGGGTAATTTAACCTATTTAGATTATAACCGTAGTGGAGTTGGTCTAATCGAAATTGTTAGCGACCCTGTTTTGAGAAGTGCAGATGAGGCTGTTGGTTATGTTGAAAAATTGAGGGAAATTTTATTATTTTTAGGAATTAGTGATGTCAAAATGAACGAAGGTTCACTGCGATGTGATGTTAATATATCTTTGCGTCCTTTTGGCCATCCAAATTTTGGAACAAAAGTTGAAATTAAAAATTTAAATTCATTAAACAATGTTAAAAAAGCAATTGAATTTGAAATTAAACGTCAAAGCGCACTTTTATTAAGCGACCAAGAAGTAATTATGGAAACTCGCCGCTTTGATGAATCTTCGAATGAAACAGTTTCAATGAGAATTAAAACAGATGCTGTAGACTATCGCTATTTTAGAGAACCAAATATTTTGCCGATTAAATTAGATAAAAATTGGGTGCTTGATGTCATTAAAAATTCACCAGAGTTACCTCAAATTAAACGTCGCAGATATTTAAATGACTATTCTCTAAAAGAGGAGGAGGTTAATCAGCTTCTAGCTTCTTTGGAATTGACTAATTTCTTTGAAGTGACTCTTAAATATACTAATGAAGTAAACAAGGTTGTTAATTTACTTTTAGGAGATATTCAATCACATTTGAATAAAAATAACCTTGAAATTGGTGCTACCAAGCTGACCCCGCAGCTTTTAGGAACTTTATTAGAACTTATAAGTCAGGGTGTCATTTCTTCAAAGCATAGCAAAACAATTTTACCTATTTTAATTGAAAATGGCAATTCTGTTGAAGAAATTATTGAAGCTCATGGATTAAAACAAATCTCAGATCCAATTCAAATTGACGGCTTATTGACTCCAATTTTTGAAGAAAACAAAGATTTGCTAGAGCAATTTGAGCAAAGACCAGAAAGGGTCACAAAAACCATTATGGGACAGTTGATGAAGGAAACTGGAGGAAACGCTAATCCCGACGTTTCCCAAGAAATTATTTTAAAAAAAATTAAGGAATACAAAATTAAATAA
- a CDS encoding potassium channel family protein, translating into MARKKSFAVIGANNFGMAVTKTLEDKKQSVVVYDFDEHKLNAHLAGMATAEGIVLDATNKTSLEKAGIKQFDGVIVAFGSNMEVSIITVLNLLDLGIGNIIAKANDLRHKRILLALGLDENQVIIPDIISGKMVATRSLFDIDIDVQSIDDDFISTTIIVSDPGVIDKSIQESHLTANNNWNIIQIKRGGKVILPDEKTILKKDDQVVLFARITAVNDLILKIKGDDEVEN; encoded by the coding sequence ATGGCTAGGAAAAAAAGCTTTGCAGTAATTGGGGCCAATAACTTTGGGATGGCTGTTACCAAAACCCTAGAAGATAAAAAACAATCAGTTGTTGTTTATGACTTTGACGAACATAAGTTAAATGCTCATTTAGCAGGGATGGCCACAGCAGAGGGTATCGTTTTGGATGCAACAAATAAGACCTCTCTAGAGAAAGCAGGAATTAAGCAGTTTGATGGGGTTATCGTTGCATTTGGTTCCAACATGGAGGTTTCAATAATTACCGTTTTAAATCTTTTGGATTTAGGAATCGGCAACATTATTGCCAAGGCAAACGATTTACGTCACAAGCGAATTTTATTGGCTTTAGGATTGGATGAAAACCAGGTTATTATTCCCGATATTATTTCAGGAAAAATGGTTGCAACTCGTTCGTTATTTGATATTGATATTGATGTTCAGTCAATCGATGATGACTTTATTTCAACAACAATTATTGTTAGCGATCCTGGAGTGATTGATAAGAGCATTCAAGAGTCACACCTAACAGCAAATAACAATTGAAATATAATTCAAATTAAGCGCGGAGGAAAAGTAATCCTTCCAGATGAAAAAACTATTTTGAAAAAAGATGACCAGGTCGTTTTATTTGCGAGAATAACAGCAGTAAATGATTTAATTTTAAAAATTAAAGGTGACGACGAAGTAGAAAACTAA